From the Serratia nematodiphila DZ0503SBS1 genome, one window contains:
- a CDS encoding lysine decarboxylase LdcC, which translates to MNIIAIMGPTGVYYKDEPIRELHAALAAMGFQLVYPKNSGDLLKLIEANARICGVIFDWDDYSLELCSEINELNEYLPLYAFINTHSTFDVSLHEMRMVLYFFEYGLNAADDIAQRIQQYTAEYIDTITPPLTKALFNYVREGKYTFCTPGHMAGTAFQKSPVGCLFYDFFGANTLKADISISVTELGSLLDHTGPHLEAEEYIARTFNAEQSYLVTNGTSTANKIVGMYSAPAGSTVLIDRNCHKSLCHLLMMSDIVPIYLRPLRNAYGILGGIPQREFTRESIAARVQATPNATWPVHAVITNSTYDGLLYNTDYIKQTLEVPSIHFDSAWVPYTNFHPIYDGKSGMSGERVPGKVFYETQSTHKLLAAFSQASMIHIKGDYDESTFNEAYMMHTTTSPHYGIVASMETAAAMLRGNPGRRLINRSVERALHFRREVQRLREESDSWFFDIWQPEEIDEAQCWPLDPDDNWHGFGQTDRDHMYLDPIKVTILTPGMNELGALEEEGIPAALVAKYLDERGIVVEKTGPYNLLFLFSIGIDKTKAMSLLRGLTDFKRAYDLNLRVKNMLPDLYAEDPDFYRHMRIQDLAAGIHRLIRQHDLPGLMQRAFDVLPEMKLTPHQMFQEQVRGNVETCELDQLVGKVAANMILPYPPGVPLVMPGEMITEESRAVLDFLLMLCSIGERYPGFETDIHGAKLTEDGCYLVKVLKAPQP; encoded by the coding sequence ATGAATATCATCGCCATCATGGGCCCGACGGGCGTCTACTACAAAGATGAGCCGATTCGCGAGCTCCACGCTGCGCTGGCCGCCATGGGATTCCAGCTGGTGTACCCCAAAAACAGCGGTGACCTGCTGAAGCTGATCGAAGCCAACGCCCGCATCTGCGGGGTGATCTTCGACTGGGACGACTACAGCCTGGAGCTGTGCAGCGAGATCAACGAGCTGAACGAATACCTGCCGCTGTACGCCTTTATCAATACCCACTCCACCTTCGACGTCAGCCTGCATGAAATGCGCATGGTGCTCTATTTCTTCGAGTACGGCCTGAACGCGGCGGACGACATCGCGCAGCGCATCCAGCAGTACACCGCGGAATACATCGACACCATTACGCCGCCGCTGACCAAGGCGCTGTTCAACTATGTGCGCGAAGGCAAGTACACCTTCTGCACGCCGGGCCACATGGCCGGCACCGCGTTTCAAAAAAGCCCGGTGGGCTGCCTGTTCTATGACTTCTTTGGCGCCAATACCCTGAAGGCCGACATCTCGATTTCGGTTACCGAGCTCGGTTCGCTGCTGGATCACACCGGGCCGCACCTGGAGGCCGAAGAGTATATCGCGCGCACCTTCAACGCCGAGCAGAGCTATCTGGTCACCAACGGCACCTCCACCGCCAACAAGATCGTCGGCATGTATTCGGCGCCGGCGGGCAGCACGGTACTGATCGACCGCAACTGCCACAAATCGCTGTGCCACCTGCTGATGATGAGCGATATCGTGCCGATCTATCTGCGCCCGCTGCGCAACGCCTACGGCATCCTCGGCGGGATCCCGCAGCGCGAATTCACGCGTGAGAGCATCGCCGCCCGGGTGCAGGCGACGCCGAACGCCACCTGGCCGGTGCATGCGGTGATCACCAACTCCACCTATGACGGCCTGTTGTACAACACCGACTACATTAAGCAGACGCTGGAGGTGCCGTCGATCCACTTCGACTCCGCCTGGGTGCCTTACACCAACTTCCATCCGATTTACGACGGCAAGAGCGGCATGAGTGGCGAGCGGGTGCCCGGCAAGGTTTTCTACGAAACCCAATCTACCCACAAGCTGCTGGCCGCCTTCTCGCAGGCCTCGATGATTCATATCAAGGGCGACTACGATGAGAGCACCTTCAACGAAGCCTACATGATGCACACCACCACTTCGCCGCACTACGGCATCGTGGCGTCGATGGAGACCGCCGCCGCCATGCTGCGCGGCAACCCGGGGCGCCGTTTGATCAACCGTTCGGTGGAACGCGCGCTGCATTTTCGCCGTGAAGTGCAGCGGCTGCGCGAGGAAAGCGACAGCTGGTTCTTCGATATCTGGCAGCCGGAAGAGATCGATGAGGCGCAGTGCTGGCCGCTGGATCCGGACGATAACTGGCACGGTTTCGGCCAGACCGATCGCGATCATATGTACCTCGATCCGATCAAGGTAACGATCCTGACGCCGGGCATGAATGAGCTGGGCGCGCTGGAAGAAGAGGGGATCCCGGCGGCGCTGGTGGCGAAGTACCTCGACGAACGCGGCATCGTGGTGGAGAAGACCGGGCCGTACAACCTGCTGTTCCTGTTCAGCATCGGCATCGATAAAACCAAGGCGATGAGCCTGCTGCGCGGCCTGACCGACTTCAAGCGCGCCTACGATCTCAACCTGCGGGTGAAGAACATGCTGCCGGATCTGTACGCCGAAGATCCGGATTTCTATCGCCATATGCGCATCCAGGATCTGGCCGCCGGCATTCATCGCCTGATCCGCCAACACGATCTGCCAGGCCTGATGCAGCGGGCGTTCGACGTGCTGCCGGAAATGAAGCTGACGCCGCACCAGATGTTCCAGGAACAGGTGCGCGGCAATGTCGAAACCTGCGAGCTGGATCAGCTGGTGGGCAAGGTGGCGGCCAATATGATCCTGCCTTATCCGCCGGGCGTGCCGTTGGTGATGCCGGGGGAAATGATCACCGAAGAGAGCCGGGCGGTGCTCGATTTCCTGCTGATGCTATGCTCGATCGGTGAGCGCTATCCCGGTTTTGAAACCGATATCCACGGCGCCAAACTGACGGAAGACGGGTGCTATCTGGTGAAGGTGCTGAAAGCCCCGCAGCCATAA
- the accA gene encoding acetyl-CoA carboxylase carboxyl transferase subunit alpha, with translation MSLNFLDFEQPIAELEAKIDSLTAVSRQDEKLDINLDEEVQRLREKSVELTRKIFADLGAWQIAQLARHPRRPYTLDYIKHIFTDFEELAGDRAYADDKAIVGGIARLDGRPVMIIGHQKGRETKEKIRRNFGMPAPEGYRKALRLMEMAARFKMPIITFIDTPGAYPGVGAEERGQSEAIARNLREMSRLNVPVICTVIGEGGSGGALAIGVGDKVNMLQYSTYSVISPEGCASILWKSADKAPLAAEAMGITAPRLKELKLIDSVIPEPLGSAHRDVPAMAATLKAQLLADLKDLDGLNDEELLNRRYQRLMNYGYC, from the coding sequence ATGAGTCTGAATTTTCTTGATTTTGAACAGCCGATTGCAGAGCTGGAAGCGAAAATTGACTCGCTGACTGCAGTCAGCCGTCAAGACGAAAAATTAGATATTAATCTGGACGAAGAGGTTCAGCGCCTGCGTGAAAAGAGCGTTGAGCTGACGCGCAAGATTTTTGCCGATCTTGGGGCTTGGCAAATTGCCCAATTGGCACGCCACCCGCGCCGTCCTTATACCCTGGATTATATCAAACACATCTTTACCGACTTCGAAGAGTTGGCGGGCGATCGCGCTTACGCTGACGACAAAGCGATCGTCGGGGGGATTGCGCGTCTGGATGGCCGCCCGGTGATGATCATCGGGCACCAGAAAGGCCGTGAAACCAAAGAGAAGATCCGCCGCAACTTCGGCATGCCGGCGCCGGAAGGCTACCGCAAGGCGCTGCGCCTGATGGAAATGGCCGCACGCTTCAAGATGCCGATCATCACCTTTATTGATACCCCGGGCGCTTATCCGGGCGTGGGCGCGGAAGAACGCGGCCAGTCGGAAGCTATCGCGCGCAACCTGCGTGAGATGTCGCGTCTGAACGTGCCGGTCATCTGCACCGTCATCGGCGAAGGCGGCTCCGGCGGCGCGCTGGCGATCGGCGTGGGCGACAAGGTGAACATGCTGCAGTACAGCACCTACTCGGTGATTTCGCCGGAAGGCTGTGCTTCCATCCTGTGGAAGAGCGCCGATAAGGCCCCGCTGGCGGCAGAAGCGATGGGCATCACCGCACCGCGTCTGAAAGAGCTGAAGCTGATCGACTCGGTGATCCCGGAGCCGCTGGGTTCCGCGCACCGCGACGTGCCGGCGATGGCCGCCACGCTGAAAGCGCAGCTGCTGGCCGATCTGAAAGATCTGGATGGTCTGAACGACGAAGAGTTGCTCAACCGCCGTTACCAGCGTCTGATGAACTACGGCTACTGCTGA
- a CDS encoding VOC family protein — protein sequence MLALRQVHHIAIIGADYAASKRFYCDILGFTLLSEVYREERGSWKADLALNGQYTIELFSFPSPPARVSRPEACGLRHLAFSVDDIDQAIAHLQAAGVACEPVRVDPYTQSRFTFFSDPDGLPLELYES from the coding sequence ATGCTGGCATTACGTCAGGTGCATCACATCGCGATCATTGGCGCGGACTACGCCGCCAGCAAGCGTTTTTACTGCGACATTCTCGGGTTTACCCTGCTGAGCGAAGTCTACCGTGAGGAGCGCGGCTCCTGGAAAGCGGATCTTGCGCTCAACGGGCAATACACCATCGAGCTGTTTTCTTTCCCCTCGCCGCCGGCTCGCGTCAGCCGCCCGGAGGCCTGCGGCCTGCGCCATCTGGCGTTCAGCGTCGACGACATCGATCAGGCTATCGCTCATCTGCAGGCGGCCGGCGTTGCCTGCGAACCGGTGCGTGTCGATCCCTACACCCAATCCCGCTTTACCTTTTTCAGCGATCCCGATGGTTTACCGTTAGAATTATACGAGAGTTAA
- the cadC gene encoding lysine decarboxylation/transport transcriptional activator CadC has product MQEPAFRVGEWLVTPADNTISRDGRQKTLEPRLIDMLCYFARHPDVVLSRDELIDNVWKRNIVTNHVVTQCISELRKYLKDGDSDSPEYIITVPKRGYKLATSVIWCEEGETQPAIAPAPQIAVIMHEPEDGRDDEEDTPYVPPRRASVPAAAPGENKPHFYRRSTFWVWLAFLSALSVCVAFVGIATLSQRVPVSTMPVLLNPRDIDIRIQGGESCSNWMPQLSYVVGVSELITDSLNTYSTFLVHDQTNYNYSGPSNSGKSLYIEFVNQRHYRAQQCFLSVRLVDNADSSIMLDKRYFITADNQLKIQTDFLASLSAALKQPWPPQLEQRLAQLLPDNGPLLQRFYQAHQLLIRGDADSLTRASAQLSELINSAPNFRYLLAEKALVDLLRNSYQPFDSQTLAQLRADISHLATIPELKNTPIMQQVLAVDALTQGRIDEAHRAIDLGIELQMSWLNYVLLGKVYEMQGQNHLAADSYITAFNLRPGEDTLHWITNGVFQTSLTNVVPYLNNYQRQ; this is encoded by the coding sequence ATGCAAGAGCCTGCTTTTCGCGTCGGGGAGTGGCTGGTTACTCCTGCCGACAACACCATCAGCCGCGATGGTCGCCAGAAAACGCTGGAACCGCGCCTGATCGACATGCTGTGCTATTTCGCCCGGCACCCCGACGTGGTGCTGAGCCGCGACGAGCTGATCGACAACGTCTGGAAGCGCAATATCGTCACCAACCACGTGGTGACCCAATGTATTTCAGAGCTGCGCAAGTACCTGAAAGACGGCGACAGCGACAGCCCGGAATACATTATCACCGTGCCCAAGCGCGGGTATAAGCTGGCGACGTCGGTGATCTGGTGTGAAGAAGGGGAGACACAACCCGCGATTGCACCGGCGCCGCAGATCGCGGTGATCATGCATGAGCCGGAAGACGGCCGCGATGATGAAGAAGATACGCCCTACGTGCCGCCGCGCCGGGCAAGCGTGCCGGCTGCTGCGCCCGGCGAAAATAAGCCGCATTTTTATCGCCGCTCGACGTTCTGGGTGTGGCTGGCGTTTCTGAGTGCGCTAAGCGTCTGCGTGGCGTTTGTCGGCATCGCCACGCTGTCGCAGCGCGTGCCGGTATCGACCATGCCGGTGCTGCTCAACCCGCGCGATATCGATATCCGCATTCAGGGCGGCGAGAGCTGCAGCAACTGGATGCCGCAGCTCTCTTATGTGGTGGGCGTCAGCGAGCTGATTACCGATTCGTTGAACACTTACTCTACCTTCCTGGTGCACGACCAGACCAACTACAACTATTCCGGCCCCAGCAACTCGGGCAAGTCGCTGTATATCGAGTTCGTCAATCAGCGCCACTACCGCGCCCAGCAGTGTTTCCTCTCCGTGCGGCTGGTGGATAACGCCGACAGTTCGATCATGTTGGACAAGCGTTACTTCATCACCGCCGATAACCAGCTGAAGATCCAGACCGACTTCCTCGCCAGCCTGTCCGCGGCGCTGAAGCAGCCTTGGCCGCCACAGCTGGAGCAGCGTCTGGCGCAGTTGCTGCCGGACAACGGGCCGTTGCTGCAGCGTTTCTACCAGGCGCATCAGTTGCTGATCCGCGGTGACGCCGATTCGTTGACCCGCGCCAGCGCCCAGCTGAGCGAGCTGATTAACAGCGCGCCGAACTTCCGCTATCTGCTGGCTGAAAAAGCGTTGGTGGATCTGCTGCGCAATTCTTATCAACCGTTCGACAGCCAGACATTGGCGCAATTGCGGGCCGATATCAGCCATCTGGCGACGATCCCCGAATTGAAGAACACGCCGATCATGCAGCAAGTTCTGGCGGTAGATGCCTTGACGCAGGGGCGCATTGACGAAGCGCACCGGGCGATCGATCTGGGGATTGAGCTGCAAATGTCGTGGCTGAACTATGTGCTGTTGGGCAAGGTGTATGAAATGCAGGGGCAGAATCATTTGGCGGCCGACTCTTATATTACCGCCTTCAATCTTCGCCCCGGTGAGGATACCTTGCATTGGATCACCAATGGCGTATTCCAGACGTCATTGACCAACGTGGTGCCTTATTTAAATAACTATCAGCGCCAATAA